The window CTACACCAAAATCCCTGCGCATTTGCGGACCGAGGAACGCGCCGGCTCAACGCCCGATGCGCAGCTGGAACGCAGCCTCACGAAAATCAGCAAGGAAGTCGATGCCATGACCCGGCAGCTGGCGGAAGGTTCGCTGGACGATCTGGCGATCAAGGATCGCTATCTCGATTACCGTTATGGCGATGCCGAGGGCAATCCGCTGGAAAACGGCGTGCCACTGAACGAGGGATCGGGCGTTCCCCTCCCCGATTTCGATAAAACAAAGGCCAGGAACTGATGCAAGTTGCGATACCGCACAATCTGGGCCGGGAAGAGGTCCGCCGCCGCTTGCAGGAAAACGGCCACCAGATCGGCGACAACATGCCGGGCGGCATGGCCGAAATCACCACCAGCTGGCCGACCGAAGACCGCATGGCGCTTTCCATCACGGCGATGGGTCAGGCGCTGACGGGCACGATCGACATTGAAGACGAGCAGGTGCTGTTCGAAATGATCCTGCCGCCCGCGCTCGGCTTCCTGAAGCCGATTGTCGAAGGAGCCATTGCCGATCAGGGTCGCCGCATGCTGGAGCCGCCGAAAGAATAGGCGATCAGAGCGTGCGCTCTTTCTCCAGATAGCTTTCCGGAATGCGCAGCGCTTCGGTCGCTTCGCGTGTTTCGCGCAGAAACAGCACCAGCGCCCACATCAGCAGCCCAATCGCCAGGATGAATGTGCCCGCTGCAATCGGGTTGAGCCCGATATGCGCGAATTCCTCGGCAAACAGCAGCACCACCGTGACCCCGATTATCAGGCCTGACTGCACCAAGGTCCTCAGCGCGCTGCCGATCAGATCGATGCGCCGGTCAAGCTGGCGGATCTCGCGCACCACCATATCGTGTTCCGCGCCTTCGGTTTTGCCATGAAGCCTCTGCAATTCCCGACTGCGATCGACCACACGCCCCAACCGCTGCGTTAACGTGCCGATAATGCTGCCAATTGCCACCAGCACGAACACCGGCGCCAGCGCCAACTGGATGGTTTGGGCGATCATTGCGCCAGTCTCGATCATGCGTAAGCTCCGTAATTTACTGGACTTTGTGCCCGCGTTCAGC is drawn from Aurantiacibacter sp. MUD61 and contains these coding sequences:
- a CDS encoding polyhydroxyalkanoic acid system family protein; translation: MQVAIPHNLGREEVRRRLQENGHQIGDNMPGGMAEITTSWPTEDRMALSITAMGQALTGTIDIEDEQVLFEMILPPALGFLKPIVEGAIADQGRRMLEPPKE
- a CDS encoding DUF2721 domain-containing protein; translated protein: MIETGAMIAQTIQLALAPVFVLVAIGSIIGTLTQRLGRVVDRSRELQRLHGKTEGAEHDMVVREIRQLDRRIDLIGSALRTLVQSGLIIGVTVVLLFAEEFAHIGLNPIAAGTFILAIGLLMWALVLFLRETREATEALRIPESYLEKERTL